GATTGGCAGAACTAGCTAAATCTCCCGATATAGAAGGAGCTAAAGCAGCATCTATAGCAACAGTTAATTTTCCTATTGCAGAAAATGGAGATCAAAAAGATTATGATCAAAATATAAAATGGGCAGAAACCTATAAAAACTTTGTTAACCACCCTGCTATTGGGCAATTATTATTGCTAGAAGATAACATGTCAACCTCTCCATTTGGGCGTTTACAATTTTTAAACCCTAAAGCCATTGGCGATTCTAACCTTTTACAAGAAATTGTAAAATTACTCGATATGCCTATGTCTAAAAGAGCAGCACATACCGCATTTATACTATTTAAAACAGCAAATGAAACCGAGGTAAAGCTTTCCGAAAATGACATACAGTATATTAGAAAAAAATGTCTTAAAGTAACTACAAATGCTATTACAGAAGAAGATATTAAAAAGAATACGAATATTGTTTCTAGAAAAAAATTCTTAAGTGGAGCTTATGCAAAACATACATTGTTAAATAATCCTGCTCCAGAACTTAACATAAACTGGATTAGCAAAGGAAATGAAACCGAATTATCAGATTTTAAAGGAAAAGTTGTTATTCTAGATTTTTGGGCTACTTGGTGCAGTCCTTGTATTGCAAGTTTTCCAAATATCAGAAAATTAGAAGAACGCTACAAAAATTATCCTGTAGAAATTATTGGGGTAACAAGTTTACAAGGGTATCATTTAGATAAAGAAAATAAAAAAAGAATTCCTGCTAAAGATCAACCTGAAATAGAATACGAAGGAATGCCTTCTTTTATGACGTTTTTAGGCATGACTTGGAAAGTAGCATTTACTGAGCAAGAAGAGTTTAATCCTGATTTTGGTGTTACCGGAATTCCACATGTTGCAATCATAGACCCTAAGGGAGTTGTACGTTATAACATGTTACGTCCTTATCATGCGCCATATCTTGAGGCAGAAAAAATTGATAAACTTTTAGAAGAATCAGGCTTGCCATTTCCTAAAGACCCAATGACTAAAGAAAATTATAGCAACGTTAAAGATTAATTTAGAGAAGGTTTTAAGGTGGATGTTTAAAATAAATACAGCAGTTTGTAGTAATTAGCTACAAAAGATACAATCTGTATAAACAATACAAAAAACTAGATAAGTATAAGCTATTTTGTAAAGAATTCTGATGTTTTTTTTACAATGATAAGGAGAAGTATGTCTAAATAAATACTGAAAAATCATGTGACTTCAAAAAAAAGAGGTAGGCTTAAGTTATCAAATTTAATAAGAAGCAAAGCCGCTCTTTAAAGATTTAGAAAGTCAATTTATCAGTTTAAGTTCAAGATAGTGAAGCTTGTGCTTAAGTTATAATTAAGAAATAGAAAACATGAAAAAAAAAATAATACAAGTCCAAATACACCCTAAGGTAATAAACTTAATTTTTATAATATTTTCATTGATTTTGCTTAATTGCAAAGAAAAAGCACAAAACAAATCACATGATTTTAAAGTATTAGTTCATATAGAAGGCGCTGATGACGAGTTGTTATCAATAACATATTTAGATATGGATGGCAAAAAGAAAAAGATAGAACAACAAGCTAATAAAGGACAGGTTGTTTTTAAAGGAGAGGTTCTACATCCTAGTTGGGCGCGTTTCTATGGTAAAAAATCTAAAGCAAATGGATCATTCTTTTTAGAACCAGGAGAAATTAGTGTAAAATTAAATTCAAATTATCCATTCTTAAAAGCGGTAAAAGGCTCTACAGTTCATGACGAGTATATACGTTTCAGAAAATCAAGGACAGATTTAAAACAGGCATCAGATTCATTATATGCAATAGCAAAACCATTAACTCTGCTTAAAGATAAGGCCCAAGAACAAGAAACAAAAAGACAAAATTTATATGCTCAGATTGGTGAAATAGATGAAATTAAGAAACTAGATTATATCATGAAACATCCAGACTCTTATTTATCGTTAGCATTTGCAAGATCACTTTACACCTACGACCCTAAAGTAGAAGATTTAGAATATGTATATGGTTTATTGGGTAGCAGTATGAAATCTAAGTGGTTAGGAAAAGAACTATATAATTATAAAGAATTAACTAAAAAAGTAACTGTAGGTAGAAATCTACCAAACTTTACATTGCCAGACAGAAACGGAAACAAGGTT
The nucleotide sequence above comes from Polaribacter butkevichii. Encoded proteins:
- a CDS encoding TlpA family protein disulfide reductase, with translation MKITSNYLNIVVVCFFTLLMFSFCTSKDKSTATVEQLTALHNNLLDIIKSKTADSTKTAASKKVIDSFSQVFSFNKLSLSQIKTFNDDGILYKSNALRKELQTRLAELAKSPDIEGAKAASIATVNFPIAENGDQKDYDQNIKWAETYKNFVNHPAIGQLLLLEDNMSTSPFGRLQFLNPKAIGDSNLLQEIVKLLDMPMSKRAAHTAFILFKTANETEVKLSENDIQYIRKKCLKVTTNAITEEDIKKNTNIVSRKKFLSGAYAKHTLLNNPAPELNINWISKGNETELSDFKGKVVILDFWATWCSPCIASFPNIRKLEERYKNYPVEIIGVTSLQGYHLDKENKKRIPAKDQPEIEYEGMPSFMTFLGMTWKVAFTEQEEFNPDFGVTGIPHVAIIDPKGVVRYNMLRPYHAPYLEAEKIDKLLEESGLPFPKDPMTKENYSNVKD
- a CDS encoding redoxin domain-containing protein yields the protein MLNCKEKAQNKSHDFKVLVHIEGADDELLSITYLDMDGKKKKIEQQANKGQVVFKGEVLHPSWARFYGKKSKANGSFFLEPGEISVKLNSNYPFLKAVKGSTVHDEYIRFRKSRTDLKQASDSLYAIAKPLTLLKDKAQEQETKRQNLYAQIGEIDEIKKLDYIMKHPDSYLSLAFARSLYTYDPKVEDLEYVYGLLGSSMKSKWLGKELYNYKELTKKVTVGRNLPNFTLPDRNGNKVSLEDFKGKYVLVDFWYSGCPPCIAQFPKLKELHQANKEVFEIVGVSHDGERHRNKWLRILDKFNTTWTQLLDVDNAVCDEFGIQAFPSNFLLDKSGEIIMKNISEHEVENFLNKNIKNK